A genomic segment from Nicotiana tabacum cultivar K326 chromosome 9, ASM71507v2, whole genome shotgun sequence encodes:
- the LOC107823631 gene encoding pectate lyase-like, producing the protein MLYSYIKKDKKAMASISGNSVLLILLISLASLVPNLHARIAEFDAYLENKAKEALNSSLAAYNEHPEQVTNTFNREVGDTLLNITSLRRHLKEKSSCMATNPIDRCWRCDENWAKNRKKLADCARGFGHKTTGGKAGRYYVVTDDSDDDVKDPKPGTLRHAVIQEEPLWIIFEKSMIIRLKQELMITSDKTIDGRGVSLHIAYGAGFTIQFVHNVIIHNIRIHHIISTSGGMIRDSGKHIGIRTVSDGDGISIFGSNHIWIDHCTLSQCTDGLIDAIMASTAITISNCKFNHHNDVMLLGATDAFPQDSIMQVTVAFNRFGKGLIQRMPRCRWGFFHVVNNDYSHWQMYAIGGSANPTIISQGNRFKAANNPNTKQVTKRDYAPESVWKNWQWVSEGDLFLNGAYFVESGPQNKKKSALTKPHRIKFKPGSYAGRLTRYAGVLIKCKAGTPC; encoded by the exons ATGCTATATAGCTACATTAAAAAGGATAAAAAAGCTATGGCCTCTATTAGTGGGAATTCAGTTTTGTTAATATTGCTTATATCGTTAGCTTCATTAGTCCCTAATTTGCATGCCCGAATTGCTGAATTTGATGCATATTTGGAAAACAAAGCTAAGGAAGCGCTCAATTCTTCTCTTGCTGCATACAATGAACATCCTGAGCAAGTCACTAATACATTCAATAGAGAAGTTGGAGA CACATTGCTAAATATTACAAGCTTAAGGAGGCATCTTAAAGAAAAAAGTAGTTGCATGGCAACCAATCCAATCGACAGATGCTGGAGGTGTGACGAAAACTGGGCGAAAAACAGGAAAAAACTAGCAGATTGCGCTCGGGGATTTGGCCACAAAACAACAGGTGGTAAAGCAGGAAGGTACTATGTTGTAACTGATGACTCGGATGATGACGTGAAGGATCCAAAGCCGGGGACCCTTCGTCACGCTGTGATCCAAGAGGAGCCATTGTGGATTATCTTTGAGAAATCAATGATAATTAGGTTGAAGCAAGAACTGATGATTACGAGTGACAAGACGATCGATGGCAGGGGAGTTTCCCTTCACATTGCCTATGGTGCTGGTTTCACTATCCAATTTGTGCATAATGTTATAATCCACAACATTAGGATTCATCATATCATATCTACCTCAGGTGGAATGATAAGGGATTCTGGTAAGCATATTGGAATTAGGACAGTGAGTGATGGTGATGGTATTTCTATTTTTGGTTCAAACCATATTTGGATTGACCATTGCACTTTGTCCCAATGTACTGATGGCCTCATTGATGCCATCATGGCTTCCACTGCAATCACCATTTCTAACTGCAAATTCAATCATCACAACGAC GTGATGCTTTTGGGGGCAACTGATGCCTTCCCTCAAGATTCAATAATGCAAGTCACTGTTGCATTCAATCGGTTCGGAAAGGGATTGATTCAAAGGATGCCAAGGTGCAGGTGGGGATTCTTCCATGTTGTCAACAATGACTACTCTCATTGGCAAATGTATGCAATTGGTGGCAGCGCTAATCCAACCATTATCAGCCAGGGTAACCGTTTCAAGGCCGCTAACAACCCTAACACTAAGCAG GTGACTAAGAGGGATTACGCGCCAGAATCGGTGTGGAAGAACTGGCAATGGGTATCAGAGggtgatttgtttttaaatggAGCTTATTTCGTGGAGTCAGGGccacaaaacaagaaaaaatcTGCATTGACTAAACCTCATAGGATCAAGTTCAAGCCTGGTTCATATGCAGGCCGACTCACTCGCTATGCTGGTGTACTGATCAAATGCAAAGCCGGCACACCTTGTTAA